A region of Aliivibrio fischeri DNA encodes the following proteins:
- a CDS encoding type II secretion system F family protein gives MSWIAIGIGLILLGFALGDKPVKKSQYLEKLNVTQFVDDLNSTEQAINLASLTERTFRQKLEFIWKNIARQLGNGAALKLVFSVCVFALIGLLINRSMIHASPYIVVFIAIVVGLIWGYVWLQEREKKQFNERFPDALNMLSSAVSAGESITHAIAFVGKKLEGDVGKEFKIMGERLQLGESPDEVFKKSCVRFPYPAFRFFVITLRANMNRGGQLRDVISRLNRLMFDARAVERKKYALTSEARISAKIVCATPFFFLFILQFLSPENYEFVMFHAEGRPILYYVLISEAIGMLIIWGLLKGTK, from the coding sequence ATGTCTTGGATTGCAATCGGTATTGGCTTGATTTTATTGGGCTTTGCTCTTGGTGATAAGCCGGTAAAAAAGAGTCAATATTTAGAAAAACTAAATGTGACCCAGTTTGTTGATGATCTTAATAGCACAGAGCAAGCGATCAATTTAGCCTCCTTAACAGAGCGAACGTTTCGACAAAAACTTGAGTTTATTTGGAAAAACATAGCGAGACAATTAGGTAATGGTGCTGCGTTAAAACTGGTTTTTTCCGTATGTGTTTTTGCCTTAATAGGCCTATTGATTAACCGTTCTATGATTCATGCCTCGCCTTATATTGTGGTCTTTATTGCTATCGTAGTAGGACTGATTTGGGGATATGTTTGGCTTCAAGAAAGAGAGAAAAAACAATTTAATGAGCGCTTTCCGGATGCACTTAATATGCTATCGAGTGCGGTATCGGCAGGTGAAAGTATCACTCATGCAATTGCTTTTGTGGGCAAGAAACTTGAGGGTGATGTGGGCAAAGAATTTAAAATAATGGGAGAGCGTTTGCAGCTTGGTGAGAGTCCAGATGAAGTATTTAAGAAATCATGTGTTCGTTTCCCTTATCCTGCTTTTCGTTTTTTTGTTATTACATTACGAGCAAACATGAATCGAGGTGGTCAATTAAGAGATGTTATTTCACGGTTGAACCGTTTGATGTTTGATGCGAGAGCTGTAGAGAGAAAGAAATACGCTCTAACTTCAGAAGCGAGAATATCGGCAAAAATAGTCTGTGCGACACCTTTTTTCTTTTTGTTTATTTTGCAGTTCCTCAGCCCTGAAAATTATGAATTCGTCATGTTTCATGCTGAAGGTAGACCTATTTTATATTATGTACTCATTAGTGAAGCCATAGGGATGCTTATTATTTGGGGCTTATTAAAAGGAACCAAGTAA
- a CDS encoding chromosome partitioning protein ParA, giving the protein MFDLAERLSSNKSNESKLSHKLKTMLFYQTEECRSLVNESFRFDGKDEPKCVKNRDEEFRQIDLLNPPEVVIIELNASQDVVQDAQRLAHLLPSQVSVVIVGSEDAISTIRLLKEMGFYYLFWPVSKQECSDFMKHVLDNHEQHRGLMANRKSKRVAMVGVKGGVGTSLISSEVSRMLSFDKGVSTLLVDHNYHGGNLDIFMGLKQHQKRIVQKGTLISNIDGTYALGLIRKITPMLSMLAIDSDELNAQELKEYTLAVQEQALKNSSVMIEDHAHLIRNEDDIIKLLQQVDVLVLVFDATVSSLRDYNRLNQLVKKNNLDNQTRVISVLNSSRPNNSGSVSAEEIEKYSGQRATISIPYDDKAPQYVLEGLQIVKTKSGMALPLMNLVALILGEEPKQESRSFLSFFKKKG; this is encoded by the coding sequence ATGTTTGATTTGGCAGAGCGTTTAAGTTCGAACAAAAGTAATGAAAGTAAATTAAGCCATAAGTTAAAAACAATGCTGTTTTACCAGACAGAAGAGTGCCGTTCATTGGTTAATGAATCTTTTCGATTTGATGGTAAAGATGAACCTAAATGCGTTAAAAATCGTGATGAAGAGTTTCGCCAGATTGATTTATTAAATCCACCTGAAGTGGTGATTATTGAACTAAATGCCAGTCAAGATGTAGTTCAAGATGCACAGCGATTAGCTCATTTATTACCAAGCCAAGTATCTGTAGTTATTGTTGGCTCTGAAGACGCAATTTCAACGATTCGTTTACTTAAAGAGATGGGTTTTTATTACCTGTTTTGGCCCGTAAGTAAGCAAGAGTGTTCAGATTTTATGAAGCACGTTCTTGATAACCACGAGCAACATCGAGGTTTGATGGCCAATCGAAAATCTAAGCGAGTTGCTATGGTTGGTGTGAAAGGCGGTGTTGGCACTTCTCTTATTAGTAGTGAAGTATCTCGAATGCTTTCATTTGATAAAGGCGTTTCAACTCTCCTTGTTGATCATAATTATCACGGCGGAAATCTTGATATTTTTATGGGGTTAAAGCAGCACCAAAAAAGAATCGTTCAAAAAGGAACATTAATTTCAAATATTGATGGTACTTATGCTCTTGGTTTAATTCGTAAAATTACGCCAATGTTGTCGATGTTAGCTATCGATTCTGATGAATTGAACGCGCAAGAATTGAAAGAATATACGCTGGCAGTACAAGAGCAGGCGCTTAAAAATTCAAGTGTGATGATTGAAGATCATGCTCATTTAATTCGTAATGAAGATGACATTATTAAGCTCTTGCAACAGGTTGATGTTTTAGTACTTGTTTTTGATGCAACGGTTTCGTCATTACGTGATTACAACCGATTAAATCAGTTAGTTAAGAAGAATAATCTAGATAATCAAACTCGTGTTATTTCGGTACTGAATTCATCACGTCCGAATAATAGCGGTTCGGTTTCGGCTGAAGAAATTGAAAAGTACAGCGGGCAAAGAGCAACCATCAGTATTCCATATGATGATAAAGCACCGCAATACGTACTTGAAGGGTTACAAATCGTAAAAACTAAATCAGGTATGGCACTGCCTCTTATGAATTTAGTTGCTTTGATTTTAGGTGAAGAACCAAAGCAAGAAAGCCGTTCATTTTTGAGTTTCTTTAAAAAGAAAGGGTAG
- a CDS encoding type II secretion system F family protein produces the protein MSDWYLFISITLISFGLMLIVYLSITKFLREKQLHVLSGNNQKIKENELGGWLKNKASELNPDEEEIKQKLRQAGWENIQYVHLFMPIKYSVLLIGEIIFGIAYYQSFLSSTAWVIAASLWMVFVIIAPDMYLQAKIKARVHRVSTQMPYLLDLMAVCVQTGMTVEASLSYLAKEMKGFNKDLTQVLTKMNERSRMVGLEKSLEEMYVEIPSNEMRSFVMTLTQSMHYGSSIYSVLTTLASDIREVQMLELEERIGKLAAKMSVPLIVFIMIPIVILIAAPGVMRLMLNA, from the coding sequence ATGTCAGATTGGTATTTATTTATATCTATTACGCTTATTTCATTTGGCTTGATGCTTATTGTCTATTTAAGTATTACAAAGTTTTTAAGAGAAAAGCAGTTACATGTATTAAGTGGCAATAATCAAAAAATAAAAGAGAACGAACTTGGAGGATGGTTAAAAAATAAAGCTTCCGAACTTAATCCTGACGAAGAAGAAATTAAACAAAAATTACGTCAAGCTGGTTGGGAGAATATTCAATATGTACACCTGTTTATGCCAATTAAATACAGTGTACTACTGATTGGTGAAATTATTTTTGGTATCGCTTATTACCAATCGTTTCTATCAAGTACAGCTTGGGTTATTGCCGCATCGTTGTGGATGGTTTTTGTGATTATTGCTCCCGATATGTATTTACAAGCAAAGATAAAAGCCAGAGTTCACCGAGTTTCAACCCAAATGCCTTATCTATTGGATTTAATGGCGGTATGTGTTCAAACGGGGATGACGGTTGAAGCCTCTCTTAGTTATTTAGCGAAAGAGATGAAAGGCTTTAATAAGGACTTAACTCAAGTATTAACCAAAATGAATGAACGCTCTCGTATGGTGGGGTTAGAAAAGTCATTAGAAGAGATGTACGTAGAAATACCCTCTAATGAAATGCGTAGTTTTGTGATGACATTAACGCAGAGCATGCATTACGGTTCATCTATTTATAGCGTTTTAACCACGTTGGCATCAGATATTAGAGAAGTACAGATGCTGGAATTAGAAGAGCGAATAGGGAAGTTAGCAGCAAAGATGTCAGTTCCACTGATCGTATTCATTATGATCCCTATTGTTATTTTAATTGCAGCACCAGGTGTAATGAGGTTGATGTTAAATGCTTAA
- a CDS encoding CpaF family protein: MNNNKALYIQLRTQIFNALEPEALNKLTKQELTQQLSNAVDLLIDREQLPVSLIMKNEYVESLVNELVGLGPLQNLMDDETITDIMINGHENVFIERDGLVEKVSVNFIDEQQLIDIAKRIASRVGRRVDESTPTCDARLEDGSRVNIVIPPIAIDGTAISIRKFKKQSIGFSDLVEFGAMSKEMAQILMVASRCRLNILISGGTGSGKTTMLNALSQFISEGERIVTIEDAAELKLQQPHVVRLETRTSGIEGTGVVSQRDLVINSLRMRPDRIIVGECRGGEAFEMLQAMNTGHDGSMSTLHANSPRDALSRVEAMVMMATNNLPLEAVRRTIVSAVDIVIQISRLHDGTRKVMSISEVVGLEGNNVVLEEIFAFKPNKEQNEDGKVKGNYFTSGLMQRSVLMEKARFFGMEDKIQSAFRAPYAEVQ, from the coding sequence ATGAACAATAATAAAGCGCTGTATATTCAATTAAGAACTCAAATATTTAATGCATTAGAACCTGAAGCGTTAAATAAGTTAACCAAACAAGAGCTGACTCAACAACTATCGAATGCGGTAGATCTACTTATCGATAGAGAGCAATTACCCGTCTCTCTTATTATGAAAAATGAGTACGTAGAAAGCCTAGTCAATGAACTTGTTGGTTTAGGTCCATTACAAAACTTAATGGATGATGAAACTATTACAGACATCATGATTAATGGTCATGAAAATGTATTTATTGAACGAGATGGTTTAGTCGAGAAAGTCAGTGTTAATTTTATTGATGAGCAACAACTGATTGATATTGCTAAACGTATTGCGAGTCGTGTCGGTCGTAGAGTAGATGAATCAACCCCTACCTGTGATGCCCGTTTAGAGGATGGTAGTCGTGTCAATATCGTGATCCCTCCGATTGCCATTGATGGAACTGCTATTTCTATTCGTAAGTTTAAAAAGCAGAGTATTGGTTTTTCTGATTTAGTTGAATTTGGTGCCATGAGCAAAGAAATGGCGCAAATCCTGATGGTTGCTTCACGTTGTCGTTTGAATATTTTAATTTCAGGCGGTACTGGCTCGGGTAAAACAACCATGCTAAATGCGTTATCTCAGTTCATTTCTGAAGGCGAACGTATTGTCACAATTGAAGATGCGGCAGAATTAAAACTACAGCAGCCTCACGTTGTTCGTTTAGAAACCCGAACATCAGGCATTGAAGGAACAGGTGTCGTCTCTCAACGTGATTTAGTGATTAACTCATTACGTATGCGTCCTGATCGAATTATTGTGGGTGAATGTCGTGGTGGAGAGGCGTTTGAAATGCTTCAAGCGATGAATACGGGCCATGATGGATCAATGTCTACATTGCATGCCAATTCACCTAGAGATGCATTATCACGAGTTGAAGCCATGGTGATGATGGCAACGAATAACTTGCCATTAGAAGCGGTGAGAAGAACCATTGTTAGTGCTGTCGATATCGTTATCCAAATCAGCCGTCTACATGACGGTACTCGTAAAGTAATGAGTATTTCTGAGGTTGTAGGTTTGGAAGGAAATAACGTTGTTCTTGAAGAAATATTCGCTTTTAAACCAAATAAAGAACAAAACGAAGATGGAAAAGTAAAAGGTAACTATTTTACTTCCGGCTTAATGCAACGCTCTGTGTTGATGGAAAAAGCACGATTCTTTGGTATGGAAGACAAAATACAATCAGCATTTAGAGCCCCTTACGCAGAGGTACAGTAA